One Arachis hypogaea cultivar Tifrunner chromosome 18, arahy.Tifrunner.gnm2.J5K5, whole genome shotgun sequence genomic window, TAATGATTAGTTGATTACTAACAATCTTGCCAAAATTGCTAGCTGGGACTGTAATAAGAAAACAAACATTAACATTTGGATGAGTAGAATTCACTCCAAATGGATTTTATGATACACATTGTATATGCCTAAAAGTGCACAACAAAGCTTGACTACTGGTACACAAATGATACATTGAGATACATAAGAACATGTGATAGCATAAACAAACCATATAATAAGcgacatttataattttttctcaGCCATCACTAACATGATGCATGTTCTTGATGGCTAGTGTGCTTATTCTACAGCTATCATGAGTTTTTCCGCTAATCTAAACAACCGAATGCTAAATAGTAGTTACTATTTATTTACCCTTCCTCGTCATAATCTTCTTCATCAACTTCTAGTTGACCACCGAGCTGCGCAAGCTGCATTGAGTCGATGGCCATCTTGTCCACGTCAGAAAGGGACCAGCCCGGAATTTCCTCGTGCTTGCTCTCTTTTTCAGGTTCAGGTAATGAGGCACCAATTGCTGCTGCTGTGCTATCGTTTTTGTCCAGGTTTTGGTTTGTGTCAGAACTGGGAACAGCATTTGGGAGTGCCTCGAAGCTTTCAGTAGCGACGGCAGCGATATTCTCCTTTGGTAAGTCCTCAGACTGTGAACCATCAAATATTGCCGCAGGTGTGCTACTATTATGTTGACTGCTCTCCGGAATAGAAGCACGAGGCTCAATTTCAGGTTCCGGACGATATGCCTCTCTTTCTGCAGTTCTAGCTCCTCGGCCACGGCCTCTTCCTCTACCTCGGCCCCTTCCCCTTCCAGTACTACCAGTGTGGCCTAACTCATgctagaataaaagagaaaaaagaaacatTATTCACCAAAATAGATAGATTAAGAAGGCTTCAAATAGCGTCGTAATATCATTCTGGTAATCTGAGagatttcaatttttctttagtttcagCAGCACAAGCTTTACTGAAAACTAAAGTTGTAAAAAAGAGAGAATTATATTAGGGAGTTCATTTTCCCATAGAAGAACTAAATACTAGTGTGTATCTATGTTATTCAAAATGAAGCATTAACATAATCTTGGTTTCCCACTTGAGAACTAAAATATATAACAGCGCTTTAATTTTTTAAGAAACTAGATCTCAGGAAA contains:
- the LOC112770946 gene encoding uncharacterized protein gives rise to the protein MRKKLDTRFPAARIKKIMQADEDVGKIALAVPVLVSKALELFLQDLCDRTYEITLQRGAKTMNSLHLKHCVQSYNVFDFLRDVVSRVPDYGHGHGHGHTEAGSDDRVIYKRRKAATDDCNDSDEEAKRSKMHELGHTGSTGRGRGRGRGRGRGRGARTAEREAYRPEPEIEPRASIPESSQHNSSTPAAIFDGSQSEDLPKENIAAVATESFEALPNAVPSSDTNQNLDKNDSTAAAIGASLPEPEKESKHEEIPGWSLSDVDKMAIDSMQLAQLGGQLEVDEEDYDEEG